A DNA window from Aminipila luticellarii contains the following coding sequences:
- a CDS encoding DMT family transporter produces the protein MEKATENLQQRNGYLLILIAGMLWGSIGLFVTILKALGAGSALIAFLRLGIGFILLLPMMYAMQGIELFKIDKKGLLLCLALGIFSQGLFNLSYNEAIRKMGVATASVLLYTAPLFVCIMSGIFFKEKIGKVKIAALLVNIAGCILTVTGGDFTSIHFSVYGTVVGVTAGFLYALMTILGKTSIKDYSSLTIIFYSFLFGTLFLGVVLQPWNDMRGRMNLYFIAAAVGFGLIPTVGSYFLYMNGLAKGLEASKVPVIASIETVVAAFIGIAVLHEAVSLAKLIGIGCVIASICLMNLVQQEKQGGSEGSLN, from the coding sequence ATGGAAAAGGCAACAGAAAATTTACAGCAGAGAAACGGTTATCTCCTGATATTGATTGCAGGAATGCTGTGGGGAAGCATCGGATTATTTGTAACCATATTAAAAGCTTTAGGAGCCGGTTCGGCTCTGATTGCTTTTCTGCGCCTTGGAATCGGTTTTATCCTGCTCCTTCCCATGATGTATGCCATGCAAGGCATCGAATTGTTTAAAATCGATAAAAAAGGGCTTTTGCTCTGTCTGGCATTAGGAATTTTTTCTCAGGGCTTGTTTAACCTTTCTTATAACGAAGCCATAAGAAAAATGGGCGTGGCTACTGCATCCGTACTTTTATATACGGCACCTCTTTTTGTATGTATCATGTCCGGTATATTTTTTAAAGAAAAAATAGGGAAGGTAAAGATTGCCGCTTTGCTTGTCAACATTGCAGGCTGTATTCTCACGGTTACCGGCGGGGATTTTACTTCCATTCACTTTTCAGTGTACGGTACTGTCGTGGGGGTCACTGCGGGTTTTCTTTACGCATTGATGACCATATTGGGCAAGACTTCTATAAAAGATTATTCTTCGTTGACTATTATATTTTACAGTTTTTTGTTTGGAACCTTATTCCTTGGGGTGGTTTTACAACCTTGGAACGACATGAGAGGACGGATGAATTTGTATTTTATAGCTGCTGCCGTTGGTTTTGGGCTGATTCCCACAGTCGGCTCGTATTTTTTATATATGAACGGACTGGCAAAAGGGCTGGAAGCTTCAAAAGTTCCGGTTATCGCCTCCATAGAGACCGTTGTAGCCGCTTTTATTGGTATTGCTGTGCTGCACGAAGCGGTCAGCTTGGCAAAGCTGATCGGCATTGGATGTGTGATCGCTTCCATTTGCCTTATGAATCTGGTTCAACAGGAAAAACAGGGGGGTTCAGAAGGGAGTTTGAATTGA
- a CDS encoding YibE/F family protein — MKKFFTKKVITFIAITILSVLFVSIGANTSKAQLLTSSDQFYRAKVIALEDVKVKEVSLDDGVSSISSKSVYFKAEFTNGPHKGKTQTMLQYIDYMYAVQPKTVEKGDSIVVSYAADPASSQQTWMFIDYNRIHYIIGICILFFCLLIFIGRAKGVATIVSLLFTAAAVFLVYIPGILSGQNIYLSTIIISIFIILMSLTFLNGVNIKTFCAVLGNIGGLAVAGIFALITNQLLGITGIVDEDCLFLMYVNSAHPLDLRAIVWGSIVIGSLGAVMDVAMSIASAMNELSETMEDKSAGRMIKSGMNIGKDAIGTMTNTLILAYIGGSLSSVLLLVASNKDPLYLFNMEMIVVEVLQGIIGSTGILFAVPVTVVIAAYLYNKPKKIQE; from the coding sequence TTGAAAAAGTTTTTTACAAAGAAAGTGATAACATTTATTGCTATAACGATTTTATCGGTATTGTTTGTGTCTATCGGAGCCAATACGTCCAAAGCACAGCTTCTGACCAGCAGCGATCAGTTCTACCGGGCGAAGGTCATCGCTTTGGAGGACGTAAAGGTGAAAGAGGTTAGTCTGGACGACGGAGTATCCTCCATATCCAGTAAAAGTGTCTATTTTAAGGCAGAATTTACAAACGGACCGCATAAAGGAAAAACGCAGACCATGCTGCAATATATTGACTATATGTATGCCGTACAGCCTAAGACGGTTGAAAAGGGAGACAGTATCGTGGTTTCTTATGCGGCGGATCCGGCCAGCTCACAGCAGACATGGATGTTCATAGACTACAATCGGATCCATTACATCATAGGCATTTGTATCCTGTTCTTCTGCCTTCTCATTTTTATCGGAAGAGCAAAGGGAGTCGCAACGATTGTATCGCTGCTCTTTACGGCAGCCGCTGTTTTTTTGGTCTACATTCCCGGTATTTTAAGCGGTCAGAACATTTATTTATCGACGATTATCATTTCCATATTTATTATTTTGATGAGTCTTACCTTCCTGAACGGCGTCAATATAAAGACCTTCTGTGCGGTGTTAGGAAACATAGGAGGATTGGCAGTAGCGGGAATTTTCGCCCTGATTACCAATCAGCTGCTGGGCATCACGGGAATCGTGGATGAGGACTGCTTATTTTTAATGTATGTCAACAGTGCCCATCCGCTGGATTTGAGAGCCATCGTATGGGGAAGTATCGTAATCGGTTCGCTCGGTGCCGTAATGGACGTAGCGATGTCGATTGCTTCTGCCATGAATGAGCTGTCGGAGACTATGGAAGACAAATCTGCCGGAAGGATGATCAAGTCAGGGATGAATATCGGAAAAGATGCCATTGGAACAATGACGAACACCTTAATTCTGGCGTATATCGGAGGTTCCTTATCCTCTGTTCTGCTGTTGGTGGCATCCAATAAGGATCCGCTGTATTTATTCAATATGGAAATGATCGTGGTGGAAGTATTACAGGGAATTATAGGAAGCACCGGGATTTTATTTGCGGTTCCGGTAACGGTGGTTATTGCCGCATATTTATATAATAAACCAAAGAAAATTCAAGAGTAG
- a CDS encoding uroporphyrinogen decarboxylase family protein, producing MKRNMKIWFDEALAADQKKAIPILSFPIVNKMGITVSELLGSSESQAKGMKAVADSVDSWISVSFMDLSVEAEAFGAQVKSDPNEVPTIMGQLIQTREQAEALQVPEVGAARTGTYVEGIKRAMDLITDRPVLAGCIGPFSLTGRLMDITEVMIKCRKDPEMVHIVLDKATEFLIQYAKAYKAAGANGICMAEPLAGILSPKMIQQFSSDYVKRIIDAVRDENFAVLYHNCGNSVMHLADSILTCGANAYHFGNAINMEEMLNKLPDHIIAMGNIDPASQFCMGTPESIREETLALMKACTPHKNFIISSGCDIPPNSPWENVEAFFSAVKEFYSQS from the coding sequence ATGAAAAGAAATATGAAAATTTGGTTTGACGAGGCATTGGCAGCCGATCAAAAAAAAGCAATCCCTATTCTTTCCTTTCCAATCGTAAACAAAATGGGAATCACGGTTTCAGAGCTGCTCGGCAGCAGCGAATCCCAAGCGAAAGGAATGAAAGCGGTTGCCGATTCCGTCGATTCATGGATTTCTGTAAGCTTTATGGATTTGTCCGTAGAGGCAGAGGCTTTTGGTGCTCAGGTGAAATCTGATCCCAACGAGGTTCCTACCATTATGGGGCAGTTGATTCAAACTCGTGAGCAGGCAGAAGCTCTTCAAGTTCCGGAGGTAGGTGCAGCCAGAACGGGGACTTATGTGGAAGGAATAAAACGTGCGATGGATCTGATTACGGATCGCCCGGTTCTTGCCGGATGCATCGGGCCGTTTTCTCTGACAGGCCGGCTGATGGATATAACAGAGGTGATGATCAAGTGCCGTAAGGATCCTGAAATGGTACATATTGTGTTGGATAAAGCTACAGAGTTTTTAATTCAATATGCAAAAGCCTATAAAGCGGCCGGTGCTAACGGAATCTGTATGGCAGAGCCGCTGGCTGGAATTCTCTCCCCTAAAATGATTCAGCAGTTCTCTTCCGATTATGTGAAAAGAATCATCGACGCCGTACGAGATGAAAATTTTGCGGTTCTCTATCATAACTGCGGAAACAGTGTCATGCATTTAGCAGATTCCATATTGACCTGCGGGGCAAATGCTTACCACTTCGGCAATGCCATCAACATGGAAGAAATGCTGAATAAGCTTCCGGATCATATCATTGCAATGGGAAACATCGATCCCGCTTCCCAATTTTGTATGGGCACTCCGGAGTCCATTCGGGAAGAGACCCTCGCCCTCATGAAAGCCTGTACTCCGCATAAGAATTTCATTATTTCCTCCGGATGCGATATCCCGCCTAACAGCCCGTGGGAGAATGTAGAGGCCTTCTTTTCGGCAGTAAAGGAGTTCTATTCCCAATCCTAG
- the potA gene encoding spermidine/putrescine ABC transporter ATP-binding protein — MRNDIIVSLKNIAAEYDGERVIDHLNLDIRNEEFITFLGPSGCGKTTTLRIIGGFVDPVEGDVFFDGKRINGLPPYRRHVNTVFQRYALFPHLNVFENVAFGLRLKKMPSEQIQKKVRAMLELVNLAGYENRNINQLSGGQQQRVAIARALINEPKVLLLDEPLGALDLKLRKEMQIELKRIQQALKITFVYVTHDQEEALTMSDRVIVMRNGEILQSGTPQDIYNEPANAFVADFIGESNILSGVMHKDYLVEFAGVLFECEDAGFEPMEAVDVVVRPEDIDVVPLEQGKITGRVEDIIFKGVHYEITVSGHGFNWLIHSTDSQTVGEMIGMTLTPNDIHVMRKMEEKK; from the coding sequence ATGAGGAATGACATTATTGTCAGTTTGAAGAATATAGCAGCAGAATATGATGGGGAAAGGGTAATTGATCATTTAAATCTGGATATACGCAATGAGGAATTCATTACCTTTTTGGGGCCATCGGGTTGTGGGAAGACCACCACTTTAAGAATTATCGGCGGATTTGTCGATCCGGTCGAAGGAGACGTTTTTTTTGACGGAAAGCGCATTAACGGACTGCCGCCGTATCGGAGGCATGTCAATACGGTATTCCAAAGATATGCTTTATTTCCGCATTTAAATGTATTTGAAAATGTGGCTTTCGGGCTTAGACTTAAAAAAATGCCGTCAGAACAGATTCAAAAAAAGGTTCGAGCCATGTTGGAACTGGTCAATCTGGCAGGATATGAAAATAGAAATATCAACCAGCTGTCAGGCGGACAGCAGCAACGGGTGGCCATCGCCAGAGCCCTTATTAATGAGCCGAAGGTATTACTGCTGGACGAGCCGTTAGGGGCTCTGGATTTAAAGTTGAGAAAAGAAATGCAGATTGAACTGAAACGGATTCAGCAGGCGTTAAAAATTACCTTTGTATATGTTACTCACGATCAGGAAGAAGCGCTGACCATGTCCGACCGGGTGATCGTTATGAGAAACGGAGAGATTTTGCAGAGCGGAACGCCTCAGGACATTTATAACGAACCGGCCAATGCTTTTGTGGCAGATTTTATCGGAGAAAGCAATATTCTCAGCGGCGTGATGCATAAGGACTATCTGGTGGAATTCGCCGGTGTGCTCTTTGAATGCGAGGATGCGGGATTTGAACCGATGGAGGCTGTTGATGTAGTCGTAAGACCGGAAGACATCGATGTTGTTCCTCTGGAACAGGGAAAAATAACGGGAAGAGTAGAGGACATCATATTTAAAGGCGTTCATTATGAGATCACCGTGAGCGGACACGGGTTTAACTGGCTCATTCATTCCACAGACAGCCAGACGGTGGGAGAAATGATTGGGATGACGCTTACGCCCAATGATATACACGTAATGAGAAAGATGGAGGAGAAGAAATGA
- a CDS encoding ABC transporter permease: MNSKQAAYPYLMWTVVFIAVPLGLIMYFAFTDMQGSLSMDNLIRAGRYSSVFIKSIWLAAVSTALCLIIGYPVAYLMSRMQGIGSRTLLMLLMLPMWMNFLLRTYAWMTLLENNGIINHMLGFLGIGHLNMINTQGAVVMGMIYNYIPFMIIPLHSVMVKIQNDVMEAAQDLGAGPREVFTKIVLPLSKPGIKTGVMMVFVPAVSTFIISQMLGGGHNQLIGDIIEMQFLGNAYNPNLGSAISLVLMLLVLMCMSVSGFLDDEGVEERLL; this comes from the coding sequence ATGAATTCAAAACAGGCGGCTTACCCCTATCTGATGTGGACAGTAGTCTTTATTGCTGTTCCGTTGGGTCTGATTATGTACTTTGCCTTTACAGACATGCAGGGAAGCTTGAGCATGGACAATCTGATACGGGCGGGGCGGTATTCCTCCGTTTTCATAAAATCCATCTGGCTGGCGGCAGTGTCGACGGCTCTTTGCCTGATTATCGGCTATCCGGTGGCTTATCTCATGTCGAGAATGCAGGGCATTGGGAGCAGGACCTTGCTAATGCTTTTGATGCTTCCTATGTGGATGAATTTCCTGCTCAGAACCTATGCATGGATGACGCTTTTAGAAAATAACGGGATTATAAATCACATGCTGGGATTTTTGGGAATAGGGCACCTAAATATGATTAATACGCAGGGTGCCGTAGTAATGGGCATGATTTATAACTATATTCCATTTATGATCATACCCCTTCATTCCGTCATGGTTAAAATCCAGAATGATGTGATGGAGGCGGCGCAGGATTTAGGAGCAGGACCTAGAGAGGTCTTTACTAAGATCGTACTTCCTCTGAGCAAGCCGGGAATTAAAACAGGCGTGATGATGGTTTTTGTTCCGGCTGTCAGCACCTTTATTATTTCTCAGATGCTGGGGGGAGGTCATAATCAGTTGATCGGGGATATTATTGAAATGCAGTTTTTAGGCAATGCCTATAATCCGAATTTAGGTTCGGCTATTTCGCTGGTATTGATGCTGCTGGTTCTGATGTGCATGAGCGTATCAGGGTTTCTGGATGATGAAGGAGTGGAGGAAAGATTGCTGTGA
- a CDS encoding ABC transporter permease, with protein sequence MKWYSKTYIGVFLAFLYLPIMILIIFSFNDTKGRTFTGFTIKWFVQLFHDAAALDALWTTIVVALVSSVIATVMGTAAAIGLEKMDTKLKAVVMNLTYIPIINPEIITGVSFMLLFVTAKKWLATMGIDFQFGWATLILAHITFNVPYVILNVLPKLRQLDQSLVEAAMDLGCNPMQAFLKVTIHEIKSGIVAGFLMSLTFSMDDFVVSYFTTGAKHQTLSVMIYAMTKKRISPEINALSTVIFIAVLAVLVTVNLLERRNEKRLKQGSLKWKGGAAR encoded by the coding sequence GTGAAATGGTATTCAAAAACATATATCGGAGTATTTTTGGCATTTTTATATCTGCCCATTATGATATTAATCATTTTCTCGTTTAATGATACGAAGGGAAGAACCTTTACAGGCTTTACCATAAAGTGGTTTGTGCAGCTGTTTCACGATGCGGCTGCTCTGGATGCTCTTTGGACGACGATCGTGGTGGCACTGGTTTCCTCTGTAATCGCTACGGTCATGGGAACGGCTGCTGCTATTGGACTGGAAAAAATGGATACAAAATTGAAAGCGGTAGTCATGAATCTGACCTACATTCCCATTATAAATCCGGAGATCATTACCGGGGTATCCTTTATGCTGCTGTTTGTTACTGCAAAGAAATGGCTTGCTACTATGGGGATTGACTTTCAGTTCGGATGGGCCACATTGATTCTGGCACATATCACGTTCAACGTGCCCTATGTCATCTTGAATGTTCTGCCCAAGCTTCGCCAGTTAGATCAATCTCTGGTGGAGGCGGCTATGGATTTGGGATGCAATCCGATGCAGGCCTTTTTAAAGGTGACCATTCATGAGATCAAGTCCGGAATTGTGGCTGGATTTCTCATGTCACTGACCTTTTCCATGGACGACTTTGTGGTTTCTTATTTTACCACCGGAGCTAAGCATCAGACCTTGTCTGTTATGATTTATGCCATGACAAAGAAACGGATCAGTCCTGAAATAAATGCATTATCCACGGTGATCTTTATTGCGGTGCTGGCTGTTTTAGTGACTGTAAATTTGCTGGAACGAAGAAATGAGAAAAGATTAAAGCAGGGAAGCCTTAAATGGAAAGGCGGTGCTGCACGTTGA
- a CDS encoding ABC transporter substrate-binding protein, which yields MIYKNKIKHIVVWAMVLIMALPLFLSPMQAAAETSHAGKKVPAYDQKYYSRFKGKDVEINVYNWGEYLSTGEDGLMDINAEFEKLTGIKVNYSNYETNEGMYAKLKSGANSYDVIFPSDYMISRLIQEKMIQPLNYDNIPNFKYIGKEFLYPAYDPKNLYSVPYMWGRVCIIYNKKLIGHEIHSVDELWNAKYADKILMFKNSRDAFALALEKLGYDINTENRKELDQAAELLKQQKPLVQAYVMDQIFDKMQRNEALIAPYYIGDYYIMKEVNPDLEAFIPQNTNIYYDAMCIPSDSAHKEAAEMYINFLNEPQVAADNAAFIMYSSPNSEAVKLLDDEIREDKNLYPPKEELKNTQAFVNLSEETNLYVDQLWTDVLSQDDAYLDWVMPVFVLFSVLVLLINSIRKRRKKEMNNAGRRKNDK from the coding sequence ATGATTTATAAAAATAAAATAAAGCATATCGTGGTGTGGGCAATGGTATTAATCATGGCTCTGCCTCTGTTCCTTTCCCCTATGCAGGCGGCGGCAGAAACAAGCCATGCAGGGAAAAAGGTTCCGGCTTATGACCAAAAATACTACAGCCGGTTCAAGGGAAAAGACGTGGAAATCAATGTCTATAATTGGGGCGAATATCTTTCGACCGGTGAAGACGGATTGATGGATATCAATGCCGAATTTGAAAAGCTGACCGGAATCAAGGTCAATTATTCAAACTATGAAACCAATGAAGGAATGTACGCCAAATTAAAGAGCGGCGCCAATTCGTATGATGTGATTTTTCCGTCAGATTATATGATATCCAGATTGATACAGGAAAAGATGATACAGCCGCTTAATTACGACAATATTCCTAATTTTAAATACATCGGCAAGGAATTTTTATATCCGGCCTATGATCCGAAAAATTTGTATTCAGTTCCTTATATGTGGGGGCGGGTCTGCATTATTTATAATAAAAAGTTGATCGGGCACGAGATTCACAGCGTTGATGAGCTTTGGAATGCAAAGTATGCAGATAAAATACTGATGTTTAAAAATTCCAGAGATGCTTTTGCGCTGGCACTTGAAAAGCTGGGATATGATATTAACACAGAGAACAGGAAAGAGCTGGATCAGGCCGCAGAGCTGTTAAAACAGCAGAAACCTTTAGTTCAGGCGTATGTCATGGATCAGATTTTTGATAAGATGCAGAGAAACGAAGCGCTGATTGCCCCTTATTACATAGGGGACTATTATATCATGAAGGAAGTAAATCCTGATTTGGAGGCTTTCATTCCTCAGAACACCAATATTTATTATGATGCCATGTGCATCCCATCCGATTCGGCTCATAAGGAAGCGGCAGAGATGTATATAAACTTTCTGAATGAGCCGCAGGTTGCAGCAGATAATGCGGCGTTCATCATGTACTCTTCTCCCAATTCAGAGGCGGTAAAGCTGCTTGACGATGAAATAAGAGAAGATAAGAACTTGTATCCGCCGAAAGAAGAATTGAAAAATACACAGGCATTTGTCAATTTATCGGAGGAGACCAATCTTTATGTGGATCAGCTGTGGACGGATGTGCTGTCCCAGGATGATGCATATCTGGACTGGGTCATGCCGGTATTTGTGCTGTTTTCTGTTCTTGTCCTGTTGATAAACAGCATTCGGAAAAGAAGAAAAAAAGAAATGAATAATGCGGGGAGGCGAAAAAATGATAAATGA
- a CDS encoding beta-class carbonic anhydrase — protein sequence MINDILEFNKKFVADKGYEKYITTKYPDKKLAILTCMDTRLLELLPAALGLKNGDAKIIKNAGGVVSHPFGSVVRSLLVAILDLHVEDVMVIGHTDCGAQNMDAHKMLQKLKERNVSEEDIKLLHYCGLDFETWLAGFDCVENSVKNTLDILIHHPLIPKDVRIRGFIMDSVTGELTPVECD from the coding sequence ATGATAAATGATATTTTGGAGTTTAACAAAAAGTTTGTAGCGGATAAAGGATACGAAAAATATATTACCACGAAATATCCCGATAAAAAGCTGGCAATCCTGACTTGCATGGATACCCGGCTTCTGGAATTGCTGCCGGCAGCTCTAGGCTTGAAAAACGGAGATGCCAAGATCATTAAAAATGCAGGCGGTGTGGTGTCTCATCCTTTCGGAAGCGTAGTTCGAAGTCTGCTGGTGGCCATATTGGATCTTCATGTGGAGGATGTGATGGTGATCGGACACACCGATTGCGGTGCACAAAACATGGATGCCCATAAGATGCTTCAAAAACTAAAGGAAAGAAATGTATCGGAGGAAGATATTAAATTACTGCATTACTGCGGTCTGGATTTTGAGACATGGTTAGCCGGTTTTGACTGCGTGGAAAATTCGGTTAAGAACACGCTGGATATTTTGATCCATCATCCGTTGATTCCGAAGGATGTAAGGATCAGAGGGTTTATCATGGATTCGGTCACAGGAGAGCTGACACCGGTGGAATGTGATTAA
- a CDS encoding ABC transporter permease, with amino-acid sequence MKKMNHKKITVPTAVFILILCIWEMTVRIADIPLYILPAPSKILLAVVSERNMLFLHGMVTLKETVIGLILAALFGILLAIIMDRFELFRTAAYPILVVSQTVPVIVLAPIFIIYLGFGMAPKILIVVLMCFFPIVISFADGMRHVDKNQVNLARLFGAGRLRTYSLVKIPGAAPALFSGLKVAATYSITGAVVGEWLSSDCGLGYYMLRVKNGFMLDKVFACVVVIVLLSLLMNGCVKILQYILMPNLRKK; translated from the coding sequence ATGAAAAAAATGAATCATAAAAAAATAACCGTTCCAACGGCTGTGTTTATACTGATTCTGTGCATCTGGGAAATGACGGTGCGTATTGCAGATATTCCGCTGTACATTCTGCCGGCTCCTTCCAAGATTCTTTTGGCTGTCGTTTCAGAGAGGAACATGCTTTTCCTGCACGGGATGGTGACGTTGAAGGAAACGGTCATAGGCCTGATTCTGGCCGCTCTGTTCGGCATTCTTCTGGCCATTATCATGGATCGGTTCGAACTCTTCCGCACAGCGGCATACCCGATTCTGGTGGTAAGCCAGACCGTGCCGGTTATCGTACTGGCTCCTATTTTCATTATTTATCTGGGCTTTGGCATGGCTCCTAAAATCTTAATTGTTGTGCTGATGTGCTTTTTCCCCATCGTTATAAGTTTTGCGGACGGAATGAGGCACGTGGATAAAAATCAGGTGAATCTGGCTCGATTGTTTGGGGCAGGCAGACTGAGGACCTATAGCCTGGTTAAAATTCCCGGAGCAGCACCCGCTCTGTTTTCGGGACTTAAGGTGGCCGCTACCTATAGCATTACCGGAGCGGTGGTGGGAGAATGGCTTTCATCGGACTGCGGTCTGGGCTACTATATGCTGAGAGTAAAGAATGGTTTTATGCTGGACAAAGTATTTGCCTGTGTAGTCGTTATCGTTTTGCTCAGTTTGCTCATGAATGGCTGTGTTAAGATATTACAATACATATTGATGCCGAATTTACGAAAAAAGTAA
- a CDS encoding ABC transporter substrate-binding protein gives MKKKLLSLGLILTMTLSLAACGSTEKPESSKEKELRPVTVILDYVPNTNHTGLYAAKDLGYYKEEGLNVKIVEPTDGVTPTLIAAGKGDFGISYQEDVTYALTSEDPLPIKAIATIIQHNTSGFASYVGKNITSPKDFEGKTYSGWGSPAEEAVIHAVMEKYGADFGKLKRITSDGAGYEALKGDIDLVWMFWAWDGIGAKRQGIDVNYMELRQLDPRLDYYTPVIIASDSTLQKDPDMVKAFLAATAKGYEYAIQNPDKAAEILHKHADSYNLGMLKESQEYLAGKYSEDSDRWGVMKDSVWDNYTDFMVENGLIKNKIPAAECYTNEFLPK, from the coding sequence ATGAAGAAAAAATTATTGTCTTTAGGATTGATTTTGACCATGACCCTGTCTCTGGCTGCGTGCGGCAGCACGGAGAAGCCGGAAAGCAGTAAGGAGAAAGAGCTTAGGCCTGTGACTGTGATTCTGGACTATGTTCCGAATACCAATCATACAGGGCTTTATGCGGCTAAAGATCTGGGGTATTACAAAGAGGAAGGGCTTAATGTAAAAATTGTAGAGCCGACGGACGGTGTTACACCAACGTTGATTGCAGCGGGAAAAGGCGATTTTGGGATCAGCTATCAAGAGGACGTCACGTATGCGCTGACTTCAGAAGACCCTCTCCCGATTAAAGCCATTGCCACCATCATCCAGCACAATACGTCCGGATTTGCGTCGTATGTGGGCAAGAACATTACCTCTCCAAAAGATTTTGAAGGAAAGACGTATTCCGGATGGGGTTCTCCTGCGGAGGAAGCTGTAATCCATGCGGTCATGGAGAAATATGGTGCGGATTTTGGTAAGTTAAAAAGGATTACCTCAGACGGCGCCGGCTATGAAGCTTTAAAGGGAGATATAGACCTTGTCTGGATGTTCTGGGCCTGGGACGGAATCGGAGCCAAAAGGCAGGGCATCGATGTAAACTATATGGAGCTGAGACAGCTGGATCCAAGGCTGGATTACTATACGCCGGTGATTATCGCCAGTGACAGCACTCTGCAAAAGGATCCGGATATGGTCAAAGCATTCTTGGCAGCAACCGCAAAGGGCTATGAATATGCCATCCAGAATCCGGATAAGGCGGCGGAGATTTTACACAAACATGCGGATTCTTATAATCTGGGAATGCTGAAGGAATCTCAGGAGTATCTGGCCGGTAAGTACAGTGAAGACAGCGACCGGTGGGGAGTGATGAAGGATTCGGTATGGGATAATTATACGGACTTTATGGTGGAAAACGGATTAATCAAGAATAAAATTCCGGCAGCAGAGTGCTATACCAACGAATTTTTACCTAAATAG
- a CDS encoding ABC transporter ATP-binding protein: MKLRVTDVNCSFEGKTILEHMNMDVEEGEFVSILGPSGCGKSTLLNIMAGLVQADSGQVFIDETLSAGVSGHFAYMPQQDLLFPWKTIMENVCLYGKIHGDVKAARKQAAENFDKFGLAGYENKYPHELSGGMRQRAAFLRTALCKADILLLDEPFGALDVITRGDMQDWLLDIRKELGRTIVFVTHDIDEAIYLSDRVLVLSGKPASVKKEVVIHGEERSKDWLFEQHETRKAIYRILKGIESK; this comes from the coding sequence ATGAAGCTACGGGTTACAGATGTGAACTGCTCTTTTGAGGGCAAGACGATTTTGGAACATATGAATATGGACGTGGAAGAGGGAGAATTTGTAAGCATTCTAGGCCCTTCCGGCTGTGGAAAATCAACCTTGCTCAATATCATGGCCGGGCTGGTACAGGCCGATTCGGGACAGGTTTTTATAGATGAGACCTTGTCTGCCGGCGTGTCCGGGCATTTTGCCTATATGCCCCAGCAGGATCTGCTTTTTCCGTGGAAGACCATTATGGAGAATGTTTGCCTGTACGGCAAAATCCATGGGGATGTAAAGGCTGCCAGAAAACAGGCCGCAGAAAATTTCGATAAGTTTGGACTGGCCGGGTATGAAAATAAATATCCTCACGAATTGTCAGGCGGCATGAGACAAAGAGCGGCATTTTTAAGGACAGCTCTTTGTAAAGCGGATATCCTGCTTTTAGACGAACCCTTCGGGGCGCTGGATGTCATCACCAGAGGGGATATGCAGGACTGGCTCTTAGATATTAGAAAAGAGTTAGGGCGGACTATCGTGTTTGTGACCCATGACATAGATGAAGCCATTTATCTGTCCGATAGGGTGCTGGTACTGTCAGGCAAGCCGGCTTCTGTGAAAAAAGAGGTCGTGATACACGGGGAGGAACGCAGTAAGGACTGGCTCTTTGAACAGCATGAGACCCGTAAAGCAATTTACCGAATACTGAAAGGAATCGAATCAAAGTGA